One window of the Montipora foliosa isolate CH-2021 chromosome 4, ASM3666993v2, whole genome shotgun sequence genome contains the following:
- the LOC138000819 gene encoding uncharacterized protein: protein MPSQINGICSRKQPSMLRANTKEEIVNFNFEKLCLEWKERAPILYAFLMTCATTTLKEIAPEWLPSIAVAGSILLKQRNSHMNGCATVLGILIKSRSLEATFGRLSKMKVTCSAAKVHAKFDVLGENHGQEILDLLKKMYNEEEVVQELTRKVVAITDSCSSNEQPCTQQCADDATKAKCELKQAKKNMHPGFAIAFDKFDGKRECRHMTKDNQNLDFHWVNHKIVINRVSGGCLETLPRDITSLSNLKLFPTVDDQKFQRHNYTVLISRVLVEHLDCFSALKDVCVFHIPHKYSNEMAKKSDVLPMGVLCKNENLTEDMIDILRHFQTYLPTVTIQGEKKFASQICTGDQLSVERAVNAIHSVSNGHTAEDHLEGFTMQLGDWHTGVKILELLFRRFYSGSSSGDHCTLFADRNLINRRNVREDPHSAYRPDRDFLILEVKARILAAAFHVLGLKSKDEKPRHYPFPEDLPNWNKLQRLQFFHKAAGMIVDEIVIDEVMVNGSLQELVSDEERREIQRCLDVNEDGRFPCRFPGCTTSFKYNGKSRRRHELSHDPPVVIEGVTTTTSSTTTDQASKSSDDVFNYNAALLSEGLFFMNVLDAVSEGDGQRIMRQYKYLMLLCKVDDPHSTKYALGSLYQLLLVNGLSQKESEIFVWNRTVNNHRGLGNNITHDLEVEHSNNFNKQGYWNIGANLSEKAVSRICHAEKPVRNISGKVDRLLQRIIRSGKHIQRFPVVDL, encoded by the exons ATGCCGTCGCAAATTAATGGTATCTGTAGCAGAAAACAACCTTCCATGTTAAGAGCCAACACGAAGGAAGAGATTGTAAACTTCAATTTCGAGAAACTGTGTCTTGAATGGAAAGAAAGAGCGCCTATCTTGTATGCCTTTCTAATGACATGTGCTACAACTACTCTAAAGGAGATTGCTCCAGAATGGCTTCCTAGCATAGCAGTCGCAGGGTCGATCCTGTTAAAGCAGCGAAACTCACACATGAATGGCTGTGCAACAGTTCTTGGAATCCTTATCAAATCACGATCTTTGGAG GCAACCTTTGGCAGATTATCCAAGATGAAGGTCACCTGTTCAGCCGCAAAAGttcatgcaaaatttgatgtGTTAGGTGAAAATCATGGTCAGGAAATTCTGGACTTACTAAAGAAAATGTACAATGAGGAGGAAGTTGTACAGGAACTCACAAGGAAGGTAGTGGCAATTACTGACAGTTGCAGTTCAAATGAACAACCATGTACCCAGCAGTGTGCTGATGATGCTACAAAAGCCAAATGTGAACTAAAACAAGCTAAGAAGAACATGCATCCTGGTTTTGCTATTGCGTTTGATAAATTTGATGGAAAGCGTGAGTGCAGGCATATGACCAAGGACAACCAAAACTTGGATTTTCATTGGGTCAACCACAAGATAGTAATTAACAGAGTTTCTGGAGGTTGTCTTGAGACTTTACCAAGGGACATTACTTCCCTTTCAAATCTTAAATTGTTTCCCACTGTTGACGATCAGAAGTTTCAGCGTCACAACTACACAGTTTTAATATCAAGAGTTCTTGTGGAGCATTTAGATTGTTTTTCAGCTCTCAAGGATGTGTGTGTATTCCATATTCCTCACAAGTATTCCAATGAGATGGCCAAAAAGTCAGATGTT CTTCCGATGGGTGTGTTATGTAAAAATGAAAACCTGACTGAAGACATGATTGATATCCTGCGACATTTCCAAACATACCTGCCTACTGTAACTATTCAAGGCGAGAAGAAATTTGCTAGTCAGATATGCACGGGGGATCAGCTATCTGTTGAAAGAGCTGTGAATGCAATACATTCAGTGTCCAATGGTCATACAGCTGAAGACCACCTTGAGGGGTTTACCATGCAGCTTGGTGACTGGCACACAGGGGTCAAGATACTTGAG TTACTATTTAGAAGATTTTACTCAGGGAGTTCTTCAGGTGACCATTGCACCCTATTTGCAGACAGAAACCTTATTAACAGGAGAAATGTGAGAGAGGATCCACACTCCGCCTATCGACCAGATAGGGATTTCTTGATTTTAGAGGTGAAAGCCAGGATTTTGGCAGCTGCATTTCATGTTCTTGGCTTAAAAAGCAAAGACGAAAAACCACGGCATTACCCTTTTCCAGAGGATCTTCCTAACTGGAACAAATTGCAAAGGCTCCAGTTCTTTCACAAAGCTGCTGGTATGATTGTGGATGAAATTGTTATTGATGAAGTAATGGTGAACGGTTCTTTGCAAGAACTGGTGTCAGATGAGGAAAGAAGGGAAATTCAAAGATGTTTGGATGTTAATGAGGATGGCCGTTTCCCTTGTAGGTTTCCAGGGTGTACGACATCCTTCAAATACAATGGCAAGAGCAGGAGAAGACATGAATTAAGTCATGATCCACCAGTTGTAATAGAAGGAGTGACAACCACAACTTCATCCACAACCACAGACCAGGCGTCCAAAAGTAGTGATGATGTTTTTAATTACAATGCTGCACTTCTTTCAGAAGGACTTTTCTTTATGAACGTTTTGGATGCTGTCTCAGAAGGGGATGGCCAGCGGATCATGAGACAATACAAGTATCTAATGCTTCTATGTAAAGTAGATGACCCACACAGCACCAAGTATGCACTGGGGAGCCTGTACCAGCTGCTCTTGGTGAATGGTTTAAGCCAGAAGGAGTCAGAGATCTTTGTGTGGAACAGGACTGTTAACAATCATAGAGGTCTTGGAAACAACATTACACATGACCTAGAAGTCGAGCATAGTAACAATTTCAACAAGCAAGGCTACTGGAACATTGGAGCAAACCTCTCAGAGAAGGCAGTATCAAGAATCTGCCATGCTGAGAAACCTGTCAGGAACATTAGTGGAAAGGTGGACAGACTTCTTCAGCGGATTATACGCTCAGGAAAGCATATTCAACGTTTTCCTGTAGTTGACTTATGA